The following coding sequences are from one Synergistaceae bacterium window:
- the mgtE gene encoding magnesium transporter — protein sequence MLLSQYADKIRDIMTDTNIISVNTNDDREKVTELFQKYDFMAIPVVDSENHLVGIVTVDDAMEVLEEESTEDFHKMAAMLPMDEPYLSMGVLELAKKRVIWLMVLMISATLSGQIITHYTSVFEALPALIASIPMLMDTGGNAGSQSSTLVIRGIAVGELKIYDALKVLFKELRVSLLVGSGLAIVNFAYKYMLSGDLLLSITVGISLFATVIFAQIIGGMLPLLAKAVGFDPALMAAPIVTTIVDAGSLTMYFAVASKVMSV from the coding sequence CTATGCTGCTTTCACAATATGCGGATAAAATTCGCGACATAATGACCGACACGAATATAATCAGCGTGAACACTAACGACGACCGCGAAAAAGTTACGGAATTATTCCAGAAATATGATTTTATGGCGATTCCGGTTGTCGACTCAGAAAATCATTTAGTCGGAATTGTTACAGTTGATGACGCTATGGAAGTATTAGAAGAAGAAAGCACAGAAGATTTTCACAAGATGGCCGCTATGCTTCCTATGGATGAGCCTTATTTGTCAATGGGAGTGCTTGAACTGGCAAAGAAGCGCGTTATTTGGCTGATGGTCTTAATGATTTCGGCGACTCTCTCAGGGCAGATTATAACGCATTACACTTCAGTATTTGAGGCTTTACCCGCATTAATTGCGTCTATTCCCATGTTAATGGACACCGGCGGGAATGCTGGCTCACAGTCTTCAACTTTAGTAATTCGCGGTATTGCTGTAGGTGAATTAAAGATTTATGACGCTCTGAAAGTTTTATTTAAAGAATTGCGGGTGAGTCTCTTAGTCGGGAGCGGCTTGGCAATAGTTAATTTTGCGTATAAATATATGCTCAGCGGCGATTTATTATTATCTATTACAGTAGGAATTAGCTTATTTGCTACGGTAATTTTTGCGCAGATAATAGGGGGTATGCTGCCTTTACTTGCTAAGGCTGTAGGATTTGACCCTGCTTTAATGGCTGCTCCGATTGTTACGACTATAGTAGACGCAGGGAGCTTGACAATGTATTTTGCTGTTGCCAGTAAAGTTATGAGCGTTTAG